One region of Streptomyces rishiriensis genomic DNA includes:
- the leuC gene encoding 3-isopropylmalate dehydratase large subunit, with translation MGRTLAEKVWDDHVVRRAEGEPDLLFIDLHLLHEVTSPQAFDGLRQNGRPVRRLDLTIATEDHNTPTIDIDKPIADPVSRAQLETLRKNCADFGVRLHPLGDVEQGVVHVVGPQLGLTQPGTTVVCGDSHTSTHGAFGALAFGIGTSQVEHVLATQTLPLARPKTMAITVEGELPDGVTAKDLILAIIAKIGTGGGQGYILEYRGSAIEKLSMEARMTICNMSIEAGARAGMIAPDETTFAYIKGRDHAPEGADWDAAVEYWKTLKTDADAEFDAEVVIDGAALSPFVTWGTNPGQGAPLSSVVPDPASYEDASERLAAEKALEYMGLEAGQSLRSINVDTVFVGSCTNGRIEDLRAAAAIVEGRKVADGVRMLVVPGSVRVGLQAVSEGLDVVFKEAGAEWRHAGCSMCLGMNPDQLAPGERSASTSNRNFEGRQGKGGRTHLVSPQVAAATAVLGHLASPADLSDAETRTPAGV, from the coding sequence CGTCGTCCGGCGCGCCGAGGGCGAGCCCGACCTCCTCTTCATCGATCTGCACCTCCTGCACGAGGTGACCAGCCCGCAGGCCTTCGACGGGCTGCGGCAGAACGGCCGCCCGGTGCGCCGTCTGGACCTCACCATCGCGACCGAGGACCACAACACCCCGACCATCGACATCGACAAGCCGATCGCCGACCCGGTCTCGCGCGCCCAGCTGGAGACGCTGCGCAAGAACTGCGCCGACTTCGGCGTGCGGCTGCATCCGCTCGGCGACGTCGAGCAGGGCGTCGTGCACGTCGTCGGCCCGCAGCTGGGTCTGACCCAGCCCGGCACCACCGTCGTCTGCGGCGACTCGCACACCTCCACGCACGGCGCGTTCGGCGCGCTGGCCTTCGGCATCGGCACCTCCCAGGTCGAGCACGTGCTGGCCACCCAGACGCTGCCGCTGGCCCGTCCCAAGACCATGGCGATCACGGTCGAGGGCGAGCTGCCCGACGGCGTGACGGCCAAGGACCTGATCCTGGCGATCATCGCCAAGATCGGTACCGGTGGCGGCCAGGGCTACATCCTGGAGTACCGGGGCTCCGCCATCGAGAAGCTGTCGATGGAGGCCCGGATGACCATCTGCAACATGTCGATCGAGGCCGGTGCCCGCGCGGGCATGATCGCCCCCGACGAGACCACCTTCGCGTACATCAAGGGCCGCGACCACGCGCCCGAGGGCGCGGACTGGGACGCGGCGGTCGAGTACTGGAAGACGCTGAAGACGGACGCGGACGCCGAGTTCGACGCCGAGGTCGTCATCGACGGCGCCGCGCTGTCGCCGTTCGTCACCTGGGGCACCAACCCCGGTCAGGGCGCGCCGCTTTCGTCCGTCGTCCCCGACCCTGCTTCGTACGAAGACGCTTCGGAGCGCCTCGCCGCCGAAAAGGCCCTGGAATACATGGGGTTGGAGGCCGGACAGTCGCTGCGCTCCATCAACGTGGACACCGTCTTCGTAGGTTCGTGCACCAACGGCCGCATCGAGGACCTGCGGGCCGCCGCGGCCATCGTCGAAGGCCGCAAAGTCGCCGACGGCGTACGGATGCTGGTCGTCCCCGGTTCCGTGCGGGTCGGTCTCCAGGCCGTCTCCGAGGGTCTGGACGTCGTCTTCAAGGAGGCCGGCGCCGAGTGGCGGCACGCGGGCTGCTCGATGTGCCTCGGCATGAACCCCGACCAGCTGGCCCCGGGCGAGCGCTCCGCGTCCACCTCCAACCGCAACTTCGAGGGCAGGCAGGGCAAGGGCGGTCGTACGCACCTGGTGTCGCCGCAGGTCGCGGCGGCCACGGCCGTCCTGGGCCACCTGGCCTCCCCGGCCGACCTGTCCGACGCCGAGACCCGTACGCCCGCTGGAGTCTGA
- the leuD gene encoding 3-isopropylmalate dehydratase small subunit, with product MEAFISHTGRAVPLRRSNVDTDQIIPAHWLKKVTRDGFEDGLFEAWRKDETFILNRPERQGASVLVAGPDFGTGSSREHAVWALQNYGFKTVISSRFADIFRGNSLKNGLLTVVLEQKIVDALWELTEKDPQVEITVDLEAREVRAEGITAAFELDENARWRLLNGLDDISITLQNEGDIAAYEAKRPTYKPRTLQI from the coding sequence ATGGAAGCATTCATCTCGCACACCGGCCGGGCCGTCCCGCTGCGCCGCTCCAACGTCGACACCGACCAGATCATCCCTGCTCACTGGCTCAAGAAGGTCACGCGGGACGGGTTCGAGGACGGTCTGTTCGAGGCCTGGCGCAAGGACGAGACCTTCATCCTCAACCGCCCCGAGCGGCAGGGCGCGAGCGTTCTGGTGGCCGGCCCCGACTTCGGCACCGGTTCCTCCCGTGAGCACGCCGTCTGGGCACTGCAGAACTACGGCTTCAAGACCGTGATCTCGTCCCGCTTCGCCGACATCTTCCGGGGCAACTCGCTGAAGAACGGCCTGCTCACAGTGGTTCTGGAGCAGAAGATCGTGGACGCGCTGTGGGAGCTCACCGAGAAGGACCCGCAGGTCGAGATCACGGTGGACCTCGAGGCGCGTGAGGTGCGCGCCGAGGGGATCACCGCGGCCTTCGAGCTCGACGAGAACGCCCGTTGGCGGTTGCTGAACGGGCTGGACGACATCTCCATCACCCTCCAGAACGAGGGCGACATCGCCGCCTACGAGGCCAAGCGCCCGACGTACAAGCCGAGGACGCTCCAGATCTGA
- a CDS encoding HU family DNA-binding protein, with the protein MNKAQLVEAIADKVGGRQQAAEAVDAVLDAIVRATVAGDRVSVTGFGSFEKVDRPARYARNPQTGERVRVKKTSVPRFRAGQGFKDLVSGSKKLPRGGEVAVKKAPKGSLTGGASATVKKAAAKKAAPAKRASAAAKKAAPAKKTTPAAKKTTATAKKTTAKKATTKTTAAAKKTTPAKSAAAKKTTAKKAPAAKKATATTKAPAKKSTARKTTAKKTTARKA; encoded by the coding sequence GTGAACAAGGCGCAGCTCGTAGAAGCGATTGCCGACAAGGTCGGCGGCCGCCAGCAGGCCGCCGAGGCGGTCGACGCGGTCCTGGACGCCATCGTCCGCGCGACGGTCGCGGGAGACCGGGTCTCGGTCACCGGCTTCGGTTCGTTCGAGAAGGTCGACCGGCCGGCCCGCTACGCTCGCAACCCCCAGACGGGCGAGCGGGTTCGGGTCAAGAAGACGTCCGTGCCGCGCTTCCGCGCAGGACAGGGCTTCAAGGACCTGGTGAGCGGCTCGAAGAAGCTCCCGCGCGGCGGCGAGGTCGCCGTGAAGAAGGCCCCCAAGGGCAGCCTGACCGGCGGCGCTTCCGCCACGGTCAAGAAGGCCGCCGCGAAGAAGGCGGCCCCGGCGAAGAGGGCGTCGGCCGCCGCGAAGAAGGCCGCCCCCGCGAAGAAGACGACGCCGGCCGCGAAGAAGACCACGGCCACCGCCAAGAAGACCACCGCGAAGAAGGCCACCACCAAGACGACCGCGGCCGCGAAGAAGACCACCCCCGCGAAGTCCGCCGCCGCCAAGAAGACGACGGCCAAGAAGGCCCCGGCCGCGAAGAAGGCGACGGCGACGACCAAGGCCCCCGCCAAGAAGTCGACCGCGCGCAAGACCACCGCCAAGAAGACCACCGCCCGCAAGGCGTAG